A stretch of the Streptomyces sp. NBC_00078 genome encodes the following:
- a CDS encoding 3-oxoacyl-ACP reductase, with the protein MSLPLEGLSAIVTGAGRGLGRAEALELARLGAAVVVNDFGQPGRDGSGDASAGPAGQVAAEIRAAGGRALAHTGDVADFPQARELVESAIAEFGRLDILVNNAGILRDRMVFSMTEEEWDSVIRVHLKGHFNTTHFAAAHWRERSKAVGGPVFGRIVNTSSEAFLAGSAGQPNYAAAKGGIVGLTTSTALALAKYGVTANAICPRARTRMTEDVFAGFEQPAEGLDPLAPEHVAPLVGYLASPAAARVNGQLLVVHGGMVAVIERPSVQAKFDSKQDTFTYDELDALLTPHYAERPAGETFAAAEVLGLGRG; encoded by the coding sequence ATGTCACTGCCACTTGAGGGACTGTCGGCCATCGTCACCGGCGCCGGCCGTGGCCTGGGCCGTGCCGAGGCGCTCGAACTCGCCCGGCTCGGCGCCGCCGTCGTCGTCAACGACTTCGGGCAGCCGGGCCGGGACGGCTCGGGGGACGCCTCCGCCGGCCCCGCCGGACAGGTCGCCGCCGAGATCCGCGCGGCGGGCGGCAGGGCGCTCGCCCACACCGGGGACGTGGCCGACTTCCCACAGGCCCGCGAACTGGTCGAGTCGGCGATCGCCGAGTTCGGCAGGCTGGACATCCTGGTCAACAACGCGGGCATCCTGCGCGACCGAATGGTCTTCTCCATGACCGAGGAAGAGTGGGACTCGGTGATCCGCGTCCACCTCAAGGGCCACTTCAACACGACCCACTTCGCGGCCGCGCACTGGCGTGAGCGGTCCAAGGCGGTGGGCGGGCCGGTGTTCGGGCGGATCGTGAACACCTCGTCGGAGGCGTTCCTGGCGGGCTCGGCCGGACAGCCCAACTACGCGGCGGCGAAAGGCGGAATCGTCGGCCTGACCACCTCCACGGCCCTCGCCCTCGCCAAGTACGGCGTCACGGCCAACGCCATCTGCCCGCGTGCCCGCACCCGGATGACCGAGGACGTCTTCGCCGGCTTCGAGCAGCCCGCGGAGGGGCTCGACCCACTCGCCCCCGAACACGTCGCCCCGCTCGTGGGGTATCTGGCCTCACCCGCCGCCGCCCGCGTCAACGGGCAGCTGCTCGTCGTACACGGCGGCATGGTGGCGGTCATCGAACGGCCCAGTGTGCAGGCCAAGTTCGACAGCAAGCAGGACACCTTCACCTACGACGAACTCGACGCCCTGCTCACCCCGCACTACGCGGAGCGGCCTGCGGGGGAGACGTTCGCGGCGGCGGAGGTGCTGGGACTGGGGCGCGGATAG
- a CDS encoding Zn-dependent alcohol dehydrogenase codes for MRAAVLHEIGQDKLEVFDDVEATGFGPGKVRIRVRATGLCHSDLSAMSGVLPQPAPFVPGHEGAGEIVEVGEGVRNVKAGDRVVVCWLPACGACPACRRGQTELCLAGFMNAGTPNFRRPGGAPADVFGFAGTGTFAEEVVVDAGCAVPIPDDVPFDIAALIGCGVTTGLGAALNTADVEAGSSVAVIGCGGVGISAIQGARLKGAAEIVAVDPVASRRESALRFGATKAVSPDELADARQQVTGGEGFDYVFEVVGRSATARTAYENTRRGGTLVVVGAGAMDDFLQLNMFELFFDEKRILPSMYGGGDVLRSYERTIALWRAGRIDLEGLITHRVPLSEINEALDQMRTGTALRTCIEI; via the coding sequence ATGCGCGCAGCCGTACTGCACGAGATCGGCCAGGACAAGCTCGAGGTCTTCGACGACGTCGAGGCGACGGGCTTCGGGCCCGGCAAGGTGAGGATCCGGGTGCGGGCCACCGGGCTGTGCCACTCGGACCTGTCGGCGATGAGCGGGGTGCTGCCGCAGCCGGCGCCGTTCGTGCCCGGGCACGAGGGCGCGGGCGAGATTGTCGAAGTCGGGGAGGGCGTACGGAATGTGAAGGCCGGCGACCGGGTGGTCGTGTGCTGGCTGCCGGCCTGCGGTGCCTGTCCGGCGTGCCGGCGCGGGCAGACGGAGCTGTGTCTGGCCGGGTTCATGAACGCGGGCACCCCCAACTTCAGGCGTCCCGGCGGAGCCCCTGCCGATGTGTTCGGCTTCGCGGGCACCGGCACCTTCGCCGAGGAAGTCGTCGTCGACGCGGGCTGCGCGGTGCCGATACCGGACGACGTGCCCTTCGACATCGCCGCGCTGATCGGCTGCGGGGTGACCACGGGCCTGGGCGCCGCCCTCAACACCGCCGACGTGGAGGCCGGTTCGTCGGTCGCCGTCATCGGCTGCGGCGGCGTCGGCATCTCCGCGATCCAGGGCGCGCGGCTCAAGGGCGCCGCCGAGATCGTCGCCGTCGACCCGGTCGCCTCGCGCCGCGAGTCCGCCCTCAGGTTCGGTGCCACGAAGGCGGTTTCGCCGGACGAGCTGGCCGACGCCAGGCAACAGGTCACCGGCGGCGAGGGCTTCGACTACGTCTTCGAGGTCGTCGGCAGGTCGGCCACCGCCCGGACGGCGTACGAGAACACCCGGCGCGGCGGCACGCTCGTGGTCGTCGGCGCGGGCGCCATGGACGACTTCCTGCAGCTCAACATGTTCGAGCTGTTCTTCGACGAGAAGCGGATCCTGCCCTCGATGTACGGCGGCGGCGACGTCCTGCGCTCCTACGAGCGCACCATCGCCCTGTGGCGCGCGGGCCGCATCGACCTGGAGGGCCTGATCACGCACCGGGTGCCGCTGAGCGAGATCAACGAGGCACTGGACCAGATGCGGACGGGCACGGCGCTTCGTACGTGCATCGAGATCTGA
- a CDS encoding MaoC/PaaZ C-terminal domain-containing protein, which produces MPIDAAQALAAEPRSGEITWDRKDVQLYHLGVGAAANPDKDSPATDPDELRYTLESRLHVLPSFATVAGSGSPGVISSLSMPGIEVDLARVLHGGQSLTLHRPIPVAGTATATGRIAAVYDKGKAAILVMRTEVADADGPLWTSDAQIFVRGEGGWGGDRGPSTRLEPLTGAPDRTVQRPTREDQALLYRLSGDWNPLHADPDFAKVAGFERPILHGLCTYGMTLKAVVDTLLGGDVTRVRSYSTRFAGVVYPGETLRIRMWHTSESTRVAVSAAERDDAPVLADTIVEHP; this is translated from the coding sequence ATGCCCATCGACGCAGCGCAGGCCCTCGCCGCCGAGCCCCGTTCCGGCGAGATCACCTGGGACCGCAAGGACGTCCAGCTCTACCACCTCGGCGTCGGGGCGGCCGCGAATCCCGACAAGGACAGCCCCGCCACCGACCCCGACGAACTGCGCTACACCCTGGAGTCCCGGCTGCACGTGCTGCCGAGCTTCGCCACGGTCGCGGGCTCCGGCTCGCCCGGCGTGATCAGCAGTCTGTCCATGCCCGGCATCGAAGTCGACCTGGCCCGCGTCCTGCACGGCGGCCAGTCACTGACCCTGCACCGCCCGATCCCGGTCGCGGGCACGGCCACCGCCACCGGCCGCATCGCCGCCGTGTACGACAAGGGCAAGGCGGCCATCCTGGTCATGCGCACCGAGGTCGCCGACGCCGACGGCCCGCTGTGGACCAGCGACGCGCAGATCTTCGTCCGCGGAGAGGGCGGCTGGGGCGGCGACCGCGGCCCGTCCACGCGCCTCGAACCGCTCACCGGCGCCCCCGACCGCACCGTCCAGCGCCCGACTCGCGAGGACCAGGCCCTGCTCTACCGCCTCTCCGGCGACTGGAACCCGCTGCACGCAGACCCCGACTTCGCCAAGGTCGCCGGGTTCGAACGGCCCATCCTGCACGGACTGTGCACCTACGGCATGACGCTCAAGGCGGTCGTCGACACGCTGCTCGGCGGCGACGTGACCCGGGTGCGCTCGTACTCCACCCGGTTCGCGGGCGTCGTGTATCCGGGGGAGACGCTGCGCATCCGCATGTGGCACACCTCGGAGTCCACCAGGGTCGCCGTGAGCGCGGCGGAGCGGGACGACGCACCCGTCCTCGCCGACACGATCGTCGAACACCCGTGA
- a CDS encoding C4-type zinc ribbon domain-containing protein — protein sequence MNAAPADQIRLLDVQALDVRLQQLAHRRKSLPEHAEIDSLTKDHVQLRDLLVAAQTEESDTAREQTKAEQDVDQVRQRAARDQQRLDSGAVTSPKDLENLQREIASLARRQGDLEDVVLEVMERIESVQERVAELTERVSSVQSKIDDASARRGAAFEEIDGEVATVTKEREVIAGTIPADLLKLYDKLREQQGGIGAAKLYQRTCQGCRQELAITDINEIRSAAPDTVVRCENCRRILVRTAESGL from the coding sequence CTGAACGCCGCGCCCGCCGACCAGATCCGACTCCTCGACGTCCAGGCACTCGACGTCCGGCTGCAGCAGCTCGCCCACCGGCGGAAGTCGCTGCCCGAGCACGCCGAGATCGACTCGCTGACCAAGGACCACGTCCAGCTGCGCGACCTGCTCGTGGCCGCCCAGACCGAGGAGAGCGACACCGCCCGCGAGCAGACCAAGGCCGAGCAGGACGTGGACCAGGTGCGCCAGCGCGCCGCCCGCGACCAGCAGCGCCTGGACTCCGGTGCCGTGACCTCGCCGAAGGACCTGGAGAACCTCCAGCGCGAGATCGCCTCCCTCGCCAGGCGGCAGGGCGACCTCGAGGACGTCGTCCTGGAGGTGATGGAGCGCATCGAGTCCGTGCAGGAGCGGGTCGCCGAACTCACCGAGCGGGTCTCCTCCGTCCAGTCGAAGATCGACGACGCGAGCGCACGCCGCGGCGCCGCGTTCGAGGAGATCGACGGCGAGGTGGCCACGGTGACGAAGGAGCGCGAGGTCATCGCGGGCACCATCCCCGCGGACCTGCTCAAGCTCTACGACAAGCTGCGCGAGCAGCAGGGCGGCATCGGCGCGGCCAAGCTGTACCAGCGCACCTGCCAGGGCTGCCGTCAGGAGCTGGCGATCACCGACATCAACGAGATCCGCTCGGCCGCCCCCGACACCGTGGTGCGCTGCGAGAACTGCCGTCGCATCCTGGTGCGCACGGCCGAGTCCGGTCTGTAA
- a CDS encoding Nif3-like dinuclear metal center hexameric protein produces the protein MPRLSEVITALENLWPAERAESWDAVGTVVGDPDQEVTRVLFAVDPVQEIVDEAVKLGAGLLVTHHPLYLRGTTTVAANHFKGRVVHTLIKNDIALHVAHTNADTADPGVSDALAGALDLRVVGPLVPDATDPSGRRGLGRVCELDHPLPLKEFAARAAERLPATAQGIRVAGDPEATVRTVAVSGGSGDSLFDQVRAAGVDAFLTADLRHHPASEATAQSPLALLDAAHWATEWPWCELAATQLDEISDRHGWDLRVHVSKTVTDPWTAHAASSDATAGAPN, from the coding sequence GTGCCCCGTCTGTCTGAAGTAATCACCGCGCTGGAGAACCTGTGGCCCGCCGAGCGGGCCGAGTCCTGGGACGCGGTCGGCACCGTCGTGGGCGACCCCGACCAGGAGGTCACCCGGGTCCTGTTCGCCGTCGACCCGGTCCAGGAGATCGTCGACGAGGCGGTGAAGCTGGGCGCCGGCCTGCTCGTCACCCACCACCCGCTCTATCTTCGCGGTACGACGACGGTCGCGGCGAACCACTTCAAGGGCCGCGTCGTGCACACCCTGATCAAGAACGACATCGCGCTGCACGTCGCCCACACGAACGCGGACACGGCCGACCCGGGCGTCAGCGATGCGCTGGCCGGCGCGCTGGACCTGCGCGTCGTAGGGCCTCTCGTGCCGGACGCCACCGACCCGTCCGGACGCCGGGGCCTCGGCCGCGTCTGCGAGCTGGACCACCCGCTGCCCCTGAAGGAGTTCGCGGCCCGTGCCGCCGAGCGGCTGCCCGCCACCGCGCAGGGCATCCGGGTGGCCGGCGACCCCGAGGCGACGGTCCGTACCGTCGCCGTCAGCGGCGGCTCGGGCGACAGCCTCTTCGACCAGGTCCGCGCGGCCGGAGTGGACGCCTTCCTCACCGCGGACCTGCGCCACCACCCGGCTTCCGAGGCCACCGCCCAAAGCCCCCTCGCGCTGCTCGACGCGGCGCACTGGGCCACCGAGTGGCCCTGGTGCGAGCTGGCCGCAACCCAGCTCGACGAGATTTCCGACCGGCACGGATGGGACCTCAGGGTCCACGTGTCCAAGACGGTCACCGACCCCTGGACGGCCCATGCGGCCTCCTCTGATGCAACCGCAGGAGCCCCCAACTGA